The Meiothermus ruber DSM 1279 genome includes the window CCCAGGTGGCGGAGGATCACCCCACCCAGTATGGCAAAGCCCAGTATCAGGAGCCCGGCAACCAGGGTAGAGCGCAGGGCAATTTTCTTCTGCTCCTGGTAGCTACGAACACCGACCAACCCCAAAAAAAGCGGGATCAGGCCGATAGGGTCTATCAGCACAAACAGGGTCAGAAAAGCCTTGATAGCAAACTCAACCATGGGCAGGGGGATCCTTCGACAATCCCTACAACAAAAAGCAAGTCTAGCATACGTTCCCAGGTATTGGGTATTTTTGTCTCCTCCAAAGCCTTATACTGAGGCCACAAGGAGGTCAACCATGATTCGCACTGTCGCCCTCGTGGGGCACAGCGGCAGCGGTAAAACCACCCTTGGTGAGGCGCTTCTGTACTTCACCGGGGGCAAGGATCGCATGGGCAAGGTAGAAGAGGGCAGCACCACCTCCGACTACACCCCGGAGGAAAAAGCCCACCGGGTCTCGGTTCGCACGGCGGTGCTGCCCCTGACCTACCAGGGACACCGCGTTTACCTGCTCGACGCCCCAGGCTACAGCGATTTTGTGGGTGAAATTCGGGGTGCCATGGAGGCCGCCGACTCGGCGGTGGTGGCGGTTTCGGCAGAAGCAGGGGTGCAGATTGGCACCGAGCGGGCCTGGACGGTGGCCGAGCGGCTGGAGCTGCCCCGGATGGTGGTGGTCACCAAGCTGGAAAAAGGGGGCGATTTCTTTGCGCTGATCGAGGATCTGCGCTCCACGCTAGGGCACATCCTCCCGGCCCACCTGCCGCTTTATGAAAACGGGCAGTGGGTTGGGCTGATTGACGTGCTGCACGACCGGGCCTTCCGCTACGACAAGGGCCGCCCGGTGATTACCAGCATTCCCGAAGACCAGAAAGCCCAGGTCGAAAAATACCGTAACGAAGCCCGCGAGGCCATCATCGAGACCGATGAAAGCCTGCTGGAGAAGTACCTCGAGGGCGGCGAAGTGGAGGAGGTGGCCCTCTCGAGGGCCTTCCACGAGGCCGTGCGCAAAGGCCAGGTTTTCCCGGTCGCCATCGGCTCTGCGGGGGCGCTGATTGGGCTGGATATGCTGCTCGACCTGTTCCTCGAGGCCCTCCCCTCCCCCGAAGAGTGCTGGGGACAGGGCAGCCCAGCCGCCAAGGTGTTCAAAGTGCAGGTGGATCCCTTCATGGGGCAGGTGGCCTTTGCCCGGCTGTACCGCGGCCAGCTCAGGGCCGGCGACACCTTGCAGTCAGATAATGGCACGGTTCGGCTGGCCCACCTCTACACCGCCAAAGGCAAGGATTTAATCGAGCTCGAGGAGGCCGAGGCCGGAACCATCCTGGCCCTGCCCAAAGCCGATAGCCTGCACAAAGGCATGGAACTCTGGCAGGGGGAACGCCTGGAGTTGCCCTCGGCCCGCCTGCCCGACCCGGTGGCAATGGTGGCTATTACGCCCGAGTCGCGTGCCGACGAGGCCAAACTCGGCGACGCCCTGCGCAAACTGCTGGAAGAGGATCCCAGCTTGAAGTTCGAGCGCAACCCGGAAACTGGTGAACAAATTCTGTGGGGCATGGGCGACCTGCACCTCGAGACCGCCAAGGAACGCCTGGCCGACTATGGGGTCAAAATCATCAGCCGCCCCCCAAAAATCCCCTACCGGGAGACCATCCGCAAGAAGGCCGAAGGGCAGGGCAAACACAAAAAGCAAACCGGCGGGCACGGGCAGTACGGCGATGTCTGGCTGCGGCTGGAGCCCCACCCCGACTACGAGTTTGTCTGGGAGATTACCGGCGGGGTGATCCCTACCAAGTACATGGAATCAGTAGAGGCAGGCATCAAGGAAGCTGCCAAAACCGGGCCGCTGGCGGGTTATCCGGTCATCGGCTTCCGGGCTGTGGTGTACCACGGCTCCTACCACGAGGTGGACAGCTCGGATATGGCCTTCCAACTGGCCGCCCAGTTGGCCTTCCGAAACGTGGTCACCCAGGCCAGCCCCACCCTGCTGGAGCCCATCTACACCCTGAAGATTTTTGTTCCCCAGGATCGGGTGGGCGATGTTATATCGGATATGCAGTCCCGGCGTGGGCGCATCCTGGGCATGGATCAGGAAGGCGCCCTGACCGTGGTGAGCGCCGAGGCTCCTCTGGCTGAGTTGCTCGAGTACAGCCGCACCCTGTCGGGGCTCACCCAGGGCACCGGCGCGTACAGCCTCGAGTTCTCCCACTACGCCGAGGTGCCCCCCCACCTGGCCCAGAAGGTGATCGCCGAACGGCAGAAAGCTGAAGCCTAGACCCAGCCCTAAAAGACCACAGCCTCTGGGGCCTGGTCTAGTAACATGGGAATCATGGCCCGCTTGATGATTTTTCTGCTGTTACTGCTCGGCCCGGCCCTGGCTCAGAACCTCATCGCACTGGCCCCCCCAGGGGCGGTGGCCGGCTTTTACCTGAACGATCTGCGCGGTAGCCGTTACCTGAGCGGGCTGGCCGCCGACTGGAAGCAGAGCGGGATGGAAGCCCTGCTCAACCGCGAACTGCGGCAACAAGCTGGTTCCGACGCAGCGCTTCTGGGAATTGCCGCCGGAGGCCTGGCAGCAGCGCTTTATACCGATGGCTTTTTTGTGATTGCCCGCCCCAGCGCCGAGGCCATGCAGGCCCTGCGCCGCGAGGCCAAAGGCCTGCGGGCCCAGGGCGGCTGGCTGGTGGGGGGGGACGGCGAGGTCGAGATGGGCTTCAGCCGCGAGCTGGTGTTTATGGCCTCCCCCAAGTACGCCCGCCTGTTCTTACAGAACCGGCGGGGCCTGCAAGCCCCGGTGCGGGGGGATCTTGTGCTGTGGGGCAGCCTTCCACAAAGCCTCGTTCGAGGCCTGGGTCTGCCCCCTCGAGCCCTGGGGGCCATCCAAACCTTCCGTCGCTTTAGCTATGCCATCCAGCTTACAGCCGGCGGCTACACCGATGAGGCCCGCCTGGAGCTAAACCCCAGCGCCGATCCCGCCCTGGCCAACCTGTTGTTGCCCAAAACACAACCCTACAACGCAGCCGATCTGCCCAGGGGCCTCTCGGTCTCGACGGGGGTGTTTGACCTCAGCCGGCTGGGGGCCTACCTGCCCGGCTTGCTGCGGGAGTTTGACCTGCGCCTCAGCCTAGACCTGAGGGCGTTTGGGGCCCGCTTCGCAACCGTAACGGTGCAAGGGCCGCCCCCTGCGCGGGACGGACTGGGCGAGGGCCTGCTGGGTCACAGCCTGATCTACTGGGAGCTGCGCGATCCCCCGACGGCCGAGGCCAACTTACTGGCGCTGCTGCAAAGCCTGGCGGCCTTCTCGAGCCCCGAGGGCCAGGGCGGTTTCAAGGTGCTGGGCAACGAGGGTGAGTTCAAGGCCGTGGAGGTGGGGCTGGGTGGGGTGCTGTACTACAAGCTCGAGGCCAACCGGCTGATCCTAGCCACCAGCAAAAGCGCCCTGGCCGCCGTCAAAAACCCCACCTGGCGCACAGATCCGGGCTTCCAGCGCTTCCGCGTGCGCATACCCGCCAACGCGGTGAGCTATACCTTCACCAACCAGGGGGCCATCCTGCAGCAACAGTTTGGGTCGCTGAGCGAGCTGCTGCCGCTTACCATTGGCGATCAGGCCGACGCGCTCGAGCGCGAAATAGTGGATTCCTTTACCAATTTCCTCGAGCGGGTGGGTCAGCGCTTTGGGCTGGGGCTTTCCTATACGGTGGTCGAAGGCAACACCCTGGTGGGCCGCGGCTTCTACGAGGTGCGCTGGTAAACCAGCTTAAACCCGAGTACGGGCATTCTTTAGTCGACCAATTCGCTCCATCGCCCTATGCTAAGAGGGTGCAGGTTGCGTTTGGTCTGCCCTGGCCCCTGCTGTTGCTACCCCTGGTACTGGGGCTGGTGTGGTTGTGGTACCGGCGCCGGCAGCCTCCGCTGCGCAACGCCGCCGGGCTATGGCTCTGGCAAAAAGCCATCCGCAAAGGCCGGGCCCGCCGCCGCTTCGACCTGCGGCTCGCCATGCTGCTGCTGGCGGCCCTGCTGGCTGGGCTCGCCCTGACCGCGCCCCGGGTCTCGCTGGATCGTCCGGGTGAGCTGGTTCTGGTGCTGGACGTCTCGGCCTCGATGGCGGCCACCGACGTAGCCCCCAGCCGCCTCGAGCGCGCGAAAACCCTGGCCCGTGAACGCCTGGCGGCCTCCCCTCGAGCGGTTCTGGTCGTTGCCAGCAGCCAGGTGCAGACCTTTGGCCCCGCCCCAGGGCGCAGCCTGCTAAACCAACTGGCAAACCTCCAGCCGGCAGCAACCGGCGCCGACCTGCCAGCGGCCATTGCCAGGGGCCGGGCCCAGCTGCCCAGTGCCCCGGTGCTGACCATTACGGATCAACCCCCCCCACCCCAGACCGACGGCTACCTCAACGTGGCCGGCAACGGTAGCAATGTGGGCATCACCGCTATTGGGCCCGGCTTTGTGGCGCTGGCCAATGCAGGGCCCGGGCTGTGGCGGGGCGAGGTGCTGGTGGATGGTCGGCGCTATACGCTCGAGGTGCCAGCCAGCGGCTACGCCAGCCTCGAGGTACCCTCGAGCACGCCCTCTGCGCGCATCGTTGGGAGCGACGCCCTGGCCCTGGACAACGAGGCCGGCTTTTCCAGGCGGCTGGTACGGGTCGAGGTATCGGGCCGCTCACCGGCCCTCGAGCGCCTCCTGGCGCTGCTGGGCACCAGCCGGGGCAGCCCCGCTGAGATCGCCTTCGAGATCGGCACACCCCGCCGTTCACCCAGCCGTTTCACGGTGTTTTTTGCTGAACAAGCCCGCGGACAGGCCCCGGTTTTCGATGTGGAGCGCACCCTCCCCTACCTGCGGGGGGTCGAGCTGGTGGGCTACAGCCTGCGCATCCCACCCCGCCCAGAGGCCCCTGGCTGGCGGCCCCTGGCCTCCAGCGAGACCGGTCAGGCCCTGGCCTGGTACCACCCCAACGGGCTGTACCTGCCCCCCGCCGAAAGCCTGCAAGACCTCCCGGCCTTTCCGGTGCTGCTCTACAACCTGATCGCCCCCCGGGGCGAGCTCCGGCGGGGGCTTCTCAACGCTAACGAAACCCTGCTGCCCCGCCCCAGCCCCGACCGGCCCTTACCCCCCGCGCTTACCGTAGAGATGGCCCCCTGGTTGGCCCTGCTGGCCGCGCTGGTGCTGGCAGCAGAGTTTTATCTTTTCCAGTACCGGCCGTTGCGTGGCCGCCTGCAAGCCCCTGTGGCGCAACACCCTTAAAGGAAAAAACCCGTGCGGTTGCACGGGCGACATTTGGTGGAGGCGGCGAGAGTCGAACTCGCGTCCAGAAGCCTATCCAGCAGACATCTACGTGTGTAGTTGGTGTTTAGTTGTCGTTCAGGCTTGCGCCACCAACAGCGGGCCTGAACCAAGCTCCGCGAAGGGTTCGCTCTTGGCTACGGAGCCTTGCCTCGAGCTAGCCGACTTTGGATCGTTCATTCAGTACGCCATCGGCTGGGCTTCTGAAGAACGTCGCTGGCTTAAGCAGCGAGGGCGTAGCTGTTGCTACGGACGTTGCCAGTTATGGCTTTGCCCATTTTTACGAGGCCATGGGCTACCTCGACACGCCGTACTGCCTTCAAGAGCCCCTGTCGAAACCGGAACGCCCCCAGGCAAACATATACTGTAACAGACTTCTTGCTTTTTGTAAAGGTGCGGTAGGCTATAAGCCATGAGCAAGATCGACCCCACCCAGCTCGAGCGCGACTCACTGGTCAAAACCCTGGGCATCCGCATCCTGGAAGCCACCCCCCAAAAAGTGGTGGCCGAGATGGAGGTAACCCCCAGGCTGCACCAGCCCTTTGGCTACCTACACGGCGGGGCCTCGGTGGCGCTGGCCGAGACGGTGGCCAGCATCGGTGCGTACCTGGCCGCCCCCGAGGGCCATACCAGCTTTGGCATGGAAATAAACGCCAACCACCTGCGCTCCATGCAGTCCGGCAAGGTCACAGCCACCGGCACTCCCCTGCACAGCGGCCGCACCACAGCCGTCTGGAGCGTGGAGATTCGTGACGAGCAGGGGCGTTTGGTCTGCATCTCCCGCTGCACCTTAGCCATCACTCCTATGCGTGCGGGTTGACAAACCCCCGGCCGGGCCAATATGCTCACTGGCATATGCAGACCTCGAGGGGTTTCGCAAGCCAAAATACCCACTTTTATGGGTACTTTTATTGGCCTGTCGTCCCCGTGAGGCCTGTGTAGGCGTTTATCGCACCAATGCTTCCGGGGAGTTCCAAATCCCCGGAAGTTTTTTGTGTGCAAAGGAGGTCAGGCAATGCTGATCATTTTGAAACACGGTTCGGGGCCTCAAGAAGTGGAGTCGGTGGTGGCCGAGGTGCGCCGGGTGGGCTACCGGCCCCACGTCTCCGAGGGGGAACACACCACCCTGATCGGGGCCATTGGCAAGGGGCCGACCCCGGAGCTCATCGAGCATTTCCGCGCGCTATCGCCTGTGCAGGATGTTATTCCCATCTCCAAGCCCTACAAGCTGGCCTCCCTCGAGGTCTCCCCCAAACCCACCGTGCTGCGCTGGGATACCGGGGCCACCGGCGGCGGTGAGGTGATGATTGCCGCGGGGCCTTGCGGGGTGGAAAGCCTCGAGCAAACCCTCACCCCGGCCCGGTATGTGAAAAAGCACGGCGCCCAGATGCTTCGGGGCGGCGCCTTCAAACCCCGCACCTCACCCTACAGCTTCCAGGGGATGGGCCAGGAAGGGCTGGAAATTCTGGCCGAGGCCCGCCGGCAGACCGGCCTCCCCGTGGTGACCGAGGTGGTCTCCCCCGAGCAGGTCGACCTGGTGGCCACCTATGCCGACGTGCTGCAAATTGGCGCGCGCAACGCCCAAAACTTCGCCCTTTTGCAGGCCGCCGGGCAGTCGGGGCGGGCGGTTTTGCTCAAGCGGGGCATGAGCATGACCCTGGAGGAGTTTCTGATGTCGGCCGAGTACGTGCTGGCCCAGGGCAATATGCGGGTCATTCTGGTGGAGCGCGGCATACGCACCTTCGAGAAGTCCACCCGCTTCACCCTGGATGTCTCGGCGGTGCCGGTACTGAAAAGCCTGACCCACCTGCCGGTCTGGATCGACCCCTCGCACGCCGCCGGTAAGCGCGACTGGGTGACCGCCCTGGCGCTGGCAGGCCTGGCCGCCGGCGCCGATGGGCTCATCGTGGAGACCCACCCCGAACCCGAAAAAGCCCAGTCCGATGCAGCCCAGCAGCTCAACGAAGCCCAGTTTGCGGATATGATGAGCCGGGTAAAGGCCCTGCTGCCGGCCCTGGGACGCCGGCTAACCCGCGCCCTCGAGCCCGCCTGAACCACCAAGCCCTTCGCTTTATGATGAAGCCCTTGTTTGGTAAAGTCGGCATTTTTGGCATTGGACTCCTGGGTGGCAGCGTGGCCTTAGGGCTGCGCGAACGCTTTTTAGCCGAGGAAATTCACGCCTACGACCCCGACCCTGGAGCCCTCGAGGATGCCCTGGCCCTTCAGGTGGTGGACAGGGTACACGCCTCGCTGGGCAGTTGGGTGGGCGACCTCGAGCTCGGGGTGCTGGCCGCTCCGGTGGGGGTGCTGGTCAGCGAGGGCCGGAAGCTGGCGCAGTTTGCCAGCCCGCGCACCATCTGGTTCGATGTGGGCAGCGTCAAGCAGCCGGTGGTGGAGGCGCTCACCGGGGTTCTGCCCAACTTTGTGGGCTCCCACCCCATGGCCGGTAGCGAAAAAGCCGGGGTGGAGGCGGCCCACGCCGGTTTGCTGCAGAATGCCGTCTGGGTCATTACCCCAACCACCGGCACAGCCCCGAGTGCCCTCGAGGCCGTGCGCAGCCTGGTGCAGAACCTGGGGGCCTATCCCCTGGAGATGCCCCCGGGTCTGCACGACCGGCTGGTGGCCCGCATCTCGCACCTGCCCTACCTGCTGGCGGTGGGGTTGAACCGGCTGGTGGCCCAGGATCCTCACCAGGATCTGCTGATGTTCCTGGCCGCGGGGGGCTTCCGCGACCTAACCCGGGTGGCCTCGGGCTCGCCCCGCATGAGCCGGGACATGGTGGTAGCCAACAAAGAGGCCCTGCGCGCGGCCATCGAAGACCTGTGGGCGGTGATGCTGGAGCTGGAAAACCTGCTCGAGCAGCCCGAAGATTTACTCGAGGTGGCCCTGGAGGCCAAGCGCACCCGCGACTCGCTGCCCATCGTCAAGCGCAGCCTGCTGCCGGTGATGAACGAACTGGTGGTGCAGGTGCCCGACAAACCGGGGCAAATCGCCACCGTCTCCACCGCACTGGGCAACGCCGGGGTGAATATCAAAAACTTCGAGGTGCTGGCCATCCGCGACGAAGGGGGGGCCATCCGCATGGGCTTTGCCACCCCCGAAGAACGCGAGCAGGCCCGCCAGATTCTGGAGGGCATCGGCTACAAGGTGCGCTAGAGAGAAGCTATTGCACTGGTACAAACTCGTGAATCACCAGCTCGGCAGGGCAGGCCACCCGCAAGGGCGCGGTGGAGACCCCCAGGCCCCTGGAGATAAAAGCCGGCACCGGGTCGTCTACCCAGCCCCCGGCAAACTTCTGCCCGTACAGCGAGGAGGTAAAGACCGGGCCATACCAGGGCAGCACCACCTGGCCCCCGTGGGTGTGACCGCACAGCGTGAGGTCAACCGACCTGGGCACCTGGTACAGGTAGTCCGGGTTGTGGCAGATCAGCAAGCAAGCGGCATCATCCCGATACCCTTCCAGGGCTTTGTCCACGTCGGGCTCGCCGTGCCACAGGTCTTCCACGCCGGCCAGGTAAAGATCCGTTCTGAGTTGAGTTCCCGCATTGTGAAGGAAATGGATGCCCAGCTCTCTGAGGGAGGCCTCGAGGTCACGTGGCGGCAGCATCGGCACTTTGGGCGGGCTAGCGCTGGACTTTCCGAAAGCAGCCACCCGGTCTGGGTACCTGGGCTGGTAGCCATTAAAGCGGTAGTCGTGGTTGCCCCAGACCGCCCAGGTGCCCAGCGGGGCCTGGAGCTTTTGCAGCTCGGCCAGGGTGGGCAGCACCTGGTGCTTTCGCCCGGAGTCGGTCAGGTCACCGGTAATCACGATGAGGTCGGGCTCCTGGGCCAGGGTGGCCTCCACCCAGCGCCGGACGGAGCCCTGGCGGATAAAAAAACCAATGTG containing:
- the aroF gene encoding 3-deoxy-7-phosphoheptulonate synthase — translated: MLIILKHGSGPQEVESVVAEVRRVGYRPHVSEGEHTTLIGAIGKGPTPELIEHFRALSPVQDVIPISKPYKLASLEVSPKPTVLRWDTGATGGGEVMIAAGPCGVESLEQTLTPARYVKKHGAQMLRGGAFKPRTSPYSFQGMGQEGLEILAEARRQTGLPVVTEVVSPEQVDLVATYADVLQIGARNAQNFALLQAAGQSGRAVLLKRGMSMTLEEFLMSAEYVLAQGNMRVILVERGIRTFEKSTRFTLDVSAVPVLKSLTHLPVWIDPSHAAGKRDWVTALALAGLAAGADGLIVETHPEPEKAQSDAAQQLNEAQFADMMSRVKALLPALGRRLTRALEPA
- a CDS encoding elongation factor G, with product MIRTVALVGHSGSGKTTLGEALLYFTGGKDRMGKVEEGSTTSDYTPEEKAHRVSVRTAVLPLTYQGHRVYLLDAPGYSDFVGEIRGAMEAADSAVVAVSAEAGVQIGTERAWTVAERLELPRMVVVTKLEKGGDFFALIEDLRSTLGHILPAHLPLYENGQWVGLIDVLHDRAFRYDKGRPVITSIPEDQKAQVEKYRNEAREAIIETDESLLEKYLEGGEVEEVALSRAFHEAVRKGQVFPVAIGSAGALIGLDMLLDLFLEALPSPEECWGQGSPAAKVFKVQVDPFMGQVAFARLYRGQLRAGDTLQSDNGTVRLAHLYTAKGKDLIELEEAEAGTILALPKADSLHKGMELWQGERLELPSARLPDPVAMVAITPESRADEAKLGDALRKLLEEDPSLKFERNPETGEQILWGMGDLHLETAKERLADYGVKIISRPPKIPYRETIRKKAEGQGKHKKQTGGHGQYGDVWLRLEPHPDYEFVWEITGGVIPTKYMESVEAGIKEAAKTGPLAGYPVIGFRAVVYHGSYHEVDSSDMAFQLAAQLAFRNVVTQASPTLLEPIYTLKIFVPQDRVGDVISDMQSRRGRILGMDQEGALTVVSAEAPLAELLEYSRTLSGLTQGTGAYSLEFSHYAEVPPHLAQKVIAERQKAEA
- a CDS encoding vWA domain-containing protein; amino-acid sequence: MQVAFGLPWPLLLLPLVLGLVWLWYRRRQPPLRNAAGLWLWQKAIRKGRARRRFDLRLAMLLLAALLAGLALTAPRVSLDRPGELVLVLDVSASMAATDVAPSRLERAKTLARERLAASPRAVLVVASSQVQTFGPAPGRSLLNQLANLQPAATGADLPAAIARGRAQLPSAPVLTITDQPPPPQTDGYLNVAGNGSNVGITAIGPGFVALANAGPGLWRGEVLVDGRRYTLEVPASGYASLEVPSSTPSARIVGSDALALDNEAGFSRRLVRVEVSGRSPALERLLALLGTSRGSPAEIAFEIGTPRRSPSRFTVFFAEQARGQAPVFDVERTLPYLRGVELVGYSLRIPPRPEAPGWRPLASSETGQALAWYHPNGLYLPPAESLQDLPAFPVLLYNLIAPRGELRRGLLNANETLLPRPSPDRPLPPALTVEMAPWLALLAALVLAAEFYLFQYRPLRGRLQAPVAQHP
- a CDS encoding metallophosphoesterase; protein product: MIFGYSFVIQHHRRPLRGLRVPLRVAHLSDLHIGFFIRQGSVRRWVEATLAQEPDLIVITGDLTDSGRKHQVLPTLAELQKLQAPLGTWAVWGNHDYRFNGYQPRYPDRVAAFGKSSASPPKVPMLPPRDLEASLRELGIHFLHNAGTQLRTDLYLAGVEDLWHGEPDVDKALEGYRDDAACLLICHNPDYLYQVPRSVDLTLCGHTHGGQVVLPWYGPVFTSSLYGQKFAGGWVDDPVPAFISRGLGVSTAPLRVACPAELVIHEFVPVQ
- a CDS encoding prephenate dehydrogenase/arogenate dehydrogenase family protein; the protein is MKPLFGKVGIFGIGLLGGSVALGLRERFLAEEIHAYDPDPGALEDALALQVVDRVHASLGSWVGDLELGVLAAPVGVLVSEGRKLAQFASPRTIWFDVGSVKQPVVEALTGVLPNFVGSHPMAGSEKAGVEAAHAGLLQNAVWVITPTTGTAPSALEAVRSLVQNLGAYPLEMPPGLHDRLVARISHLPYLLAVGLNRLVAQDPHQDLLMFLAAGGFRDLTRVASGSPRMSRDMVVANKEALRAAIEDLWAVMLELENLLEQPEDLLEVALEAKRTRDSLPIVKRSLLPVMNELVVQVPDKPGQIATVSTALGNAGVNIKNFEVLAIRDEGGAIRMGFATPEEREQARQILEGIGYKVR
- a CDS encoding hotdog fold thioesterase, encoding MSKIDPTQLERDSLVKTLGIRILEATPQKVVAEMEVTPRLHQPFGYLHGGASVALAETVASIGAYLAAPEGHTSFGMEINANHLRSMQSGKVTATGTPLHSGRTTAVWSVEIRDEQGRLVCISRCTLAITPMRAG